A single window of Cytobacillus dafuensis DNA harbors:
- the prfA gene encoding peptide chain release factor 1: MFDRLQSVEDRYERLNELLSDPDIVNDPKKLREYSKEQSDIQETVDTYREYKDVREQHQDAKAMLEEKLDPDMREMVKEELEELGEKVEELEDRLKVLLIPKDPNDDKNVIMEIRGAAGGDEAALFAGDLYRMYSRFAETQGWKTEVMDASTTGVGGYKEIIFMINGKGAYSKLKFENGAHRVQRVPETESGGRIHTSTSTVAVLPESEEVEIDIHEKDIRVDTFASSGPGGQSVNTTMSAVRLTHLPTGIVASCQDEKSQIKNKEKAMKVLRARIYDKFQQEAQAEYDQARKSAVGTGDRSERIRTYNFPQNRVTDHRIGLTIQKLDQILSGKLDEVIDALILEEQSAKLESASNE, translated from the coding sequence GTAAATGACCCAAAAAAGCTGAGAGAATATTCGAAGGAACAATCAGATATACAAGAGACTGTTGATACGTATCGTGAGTATAAGGATGTTCGTGAACAACATCAAGACGCGAAAGCGATGCTTGAGGAAAAATTAGATCCAGATATGCGTGAAATGGTAAAAGAAGAGCTTGAAGAGCTTGGAGAAAAAGTAGAGGAACTAGAAGATCGCTTAAAGGTTCTTCTCATTCCGAAAGACCCGAATGATGACAAAAACGTTATTATGGAGATCCGCGGGGCTGCTGGCGGTGATGAAGCTGCTCTTTTTGCTGGTGACTTATATCGTATGTACAGCCGCTTTGCTGAGACGCAAGGCTGGAAGACGGAAGTCATGGATGCTAGTACAACTGGAGTCGGCGGATATAAAGAAATTATTTTCATGATCAACGGAAAAGGTGCTTATTCAAAGCTGAAATTTGAAAATGGTGCCCATCGTGTTCAGCGTGTACCAGAAACAGAATCTGGCGGTCGTATTCATACGTCAACGTCGACGGTTGCTGTTTTGCCTGAATCGGAAGAAGTGGAAATTGATATCCATGAAAAAGATATTCGTGTCGATACATTTGCTTCAAGCGGACCAGGTGGACAGAGCGTTAACACGACAATGTCGGCAGTTCGTTTAACACATCTTCCAACAGGTATAGTTGCATCCTGTCAGGATGAAAAGTCGCAAATTAAGAATAAAGAAAAAGCAATGAAGGTTTTACGTGCTCGTATCTATGATAAGTTCCAACAGGAAGCTCAGGCAGAATATGATCAAGCGCGTAAATCTGCTGTTGGTACAGGTGACCGCTCTGAACGAATTCGTACGTATAACTTCCCGCAAAATCGTGTAACAGATCACCGAATTGGTTTAACAATTCAAAAGCTTGATCAAATTCTCTCTGGAAAACTAGATGAGGTTATCGATGCTTTAATTCTTGAAGAACAATCTGCAAAGCTAGAAAGTGCTTCAAATGAGTAA